A portion of the Krasilnikovia cinnamomea genome contains these proteins:
- a CDS encoding GNAT family N-acetyltransferase, whose amino-acid sequence MTQPRIEDAVLDNPVWAALRGPQAHLAEVRGRAGRYPADVAPFHGAADLTDPAAWADLARLTGPEAEVFVAGLRLAPPPGWATTFTLPGVQLVDAGMAADDDPEAVVLSTADVPDMLDLAARTRPGPFRSRSLAMGRFVGLRRDGALIAMAGERLRPPGWTEITAVCTDPAHRGQGLAARLVRAVAAGIRQRGDTAFLHAAADNTNAIRLYEKLGFALRTPVTFAGLRSPA is encoded by the coding sequence GTGACCCAGCCCCGGATCGAGGACGCCGTACTGGACAACCCGGTGTGGGCCGCGCTGCGCGGCCCGCAGGCCCACCTCGCCGAGGTGCGCGGCCGCGCCGGCCGCTACCCGGCGGACGTGGCGCCGTTCCACGGGGCCGCCGACCTGACCGACCCGGCGGCCTGGGCCGACCTCGCCCGGCTGACCGGACCCGAGGCGGAGGTGTTCGTGGCGGGCCTCCGGCTGGCCCCGCCGCCGGGCTGGGCGACCACCTTCACGCTGCCCGGCGTCCAGCTGGTCGACGCCGGGATGGCGGCCGACGACGATCCCGAGGCGGTCGTGCTGAGCACAGCGGACGTGCCCGACATGCTCGACCTGGCCGCCCGGACCAGGCCCGGACCGTTCCGGTCCCGTTCCCTCGCGATGGGCCGCTTCGTGGGGCTGCGCCGCGACGGGGCGCTCATCGCCATGGCCGGTGAACGGCTGCGCCCGCCCGGCTGGACGGAGATCACCGCGGTCTGCACCGACCCGGCCCACCGGGGTCAGGGTCTCGCGGCGCGGCTGGTGCGGGCGGTCGCCGCCGGAATCCGGCAGCGCGGCGACACCGCGTTCCTGCACGCGGCCGCGGACAACACGAACGCGATCCGGCTCTACGAGAAGCTGGGCTTCGCGCTGCGCACGCCCGTGACGTTCGCGGGCCTGCGCTCCCCGGCCTGA
- a CDS encoding FAD-dependent oxidoreductase: MADVIVLGGGIIGLTAAVRLRERGATVALWSPDDPAATTSAVAAAVWYPVRIDGGPRVLAWATATYAEFSRQADAGVPGVMLRATRNLECGPDTGPPWWAPAAGQVTSGPAQPPWTREIRFVAPLADMGSYLPWLRQRFVDAGGRIVRRGVRHLDEALVEAPVVVNATGLGAARLCGDPALCPARGQVVLVANPGLDTSVRAAGDPGTYVHPRAHDVVLGGTWDVDEWDTRPDPAVSEAILARCVALVPELAGAPVVGERVGLRPTRRGGPRVVAQDFPLGTVVHAYGHGGAGMTLSWGCADEIAALALPA; encoded by the coding sequence ATGGCGGACGTCATCGTGCTGGGCGGCGGCATCATCGGGCTGACGGCCGCGGTGCGGCTACGTGAACGCGGCGCCACGGTCGCGCTGTGGTCGCCCGACGACCCCGCGGCTACCACCTCCGCGGTCGCCGCGGCCGTCTGGTATCCCGTCCGCATCGACGGCGGCCCGCGCGTGCTCGCCTGGGCCACCGCCACGTACGCGGAGTTCAGCCGGCAGGCCGACGCCGGGGTGCCCGGGGTGATGCTGCGTGCCACCCGCAACCTGGAGTGCGGCCCGGACACCGGCCCACCGTGGTGGGCGCCCGCCGCCGGGCAGGTGACCTCCGGTCCGGCGCAGCCGCCGTGGACCCGGGAGATCCGGTTCGTGGCGCCCCTGGCCGACATGGGCAGCTACCTGCCGTGGCTGCGGCAGCGCTTCGTGGACGCGGGCGGCCGGATCGTCCGGCGCGGCGTCCGGCACCTCGACGAGGCCCTGGTGGAGGCGCCGGTCGTGGTGAACGCCACGGGACTGGGCGCGGCCCGCCTGTGCGGCGACCCGGCGCTGTGCCCGGCGCGCGGGCAGGTCGTCCTGGTCGCCAATCCCGGCCTGGACACCTCCGTGCGCGCCGCGGGCGACCCGGGCACCTATGTGCACCCACGCGCACACGACGTGGTCCTCGGTGGCACGTGGGACGTCGACGAGTGGGACACCCGGCCCGACCCGGCGGTCAGCGAGGCGATCCTGGCCCGGTGCGTCGCGCTGGTGCCGGAACTGGCCGGCGCGCCGGTGGTGGGGGAGCGGGTCGGTCTGCGCCCGACCCGGCGGGGTGGCCCCCGGGTGGTGGCACAGGACTTTCCGCTGGGGACGGTGGTGCACGCGTACGGTCATGGCGGTGCCGGGATGACGCTGTCGTGGGGTTGCGCCGACGAGATCGCCGCGCTGGCCCTGCCGGCCTGA
- a CDS encoding YiaA/YiaB family inner membrane protein: METNSQSKSTPAFFVQAAASFGLSMVAVSVGIVYLPVGAWIRAFLAVGMLYLVTSAFTLAKVVRDQQESSTVVRRVDQARIDQLLTGHDPFKVPTP, from the coding sequence ATGGAAACGAACTCCCAGAGCAAGTCCACCCCGGCGTTCTTCGTTCAGGCCGCGGCCTCGTTCGGACTCTCGATGGTCGCGGTGAGCGTCGGCATCGTGTACCTGCCCGTCGGCGCGTGGATCCGCGCGTTCCTCGCCGTCGGCATGCTGTACCTGGTGACCTCGGCGTTCACCCTGGCCAAGGTCGTACGCGACCAGCAGGAGAGCAGCACGGTGGTGCGCCGCGTCGACCAGGCCCGCATCGACCAGCTGCTGACCGGCCACGACCCGTTCAAGGTGCCGACGCCCTAA
- a CDS encoding DUF1810 domain-containing protein codes for MGHDLARFTAAQRDVYAGALAELRAGAKRGHWMWFVFPQLAGLGNSPTAQRYAIASLDEARAYLADPVLGPRLAECARALLAVEGRTATQILGYPDDLKLRSSMTLFARAADDPRPFQAVLDRFYDGAPDQRTLDLLGQTG; via the coding sequence GTGGGTCATGACCTGGCACGGTTCACGGCCGCGCAACGAGACGTGTACGCCGGTGCGCTGGCCGAGCTGCGTGCCGGCGCCAAGCGCGGCCACTGGATGTGGTTCGTCTTCCCGCAACTGGCCGGGCTGGGAAACAGCCCCACCGCGCAGCGGTACGCGATCGCCTCGCTCGACGAGGCCCGCGCGTACCTGGCCGATCCCGTGCTGGGTCCCCGCCTGGCCGAGTGCGCCCGTGCCCTGCTGGCCGTCGAGGGCCGCACCGCCACCCAGATCCTCGGCTACCCCGACGACCTGAAGTTGCGCTCCTCGATGACCCTGTTCGCGCGGGCGGCCGACGACCCGCGGCCGTTCCAGGCGGTGCTGGACCGCTTCTACGACGGCGCGCCGGACCAGCGCACCCTGGACCTGCTCGGTCAGACGGGTTAG
- a CDS encoding PP2C family protein-serine/threonine phosphatase, whose amino-acid sequence MRGAHTYAGPADTRSAGWHPAAEPPRATLDRAAVGVAAVRRREPWLATVQQVLDAIPGAAAFLAPVRDRSGRLADLVVAAVTPEAVSPGGRRGAQLVGTRAALYSPQTLASDRWPIYQHVLDSGEPATVGPFDHTGGRYSVRVHRLGDGLLMTWLRHDAPAPPDREASTELRLAEMERELAEHRRDLAAEHEMAVRLQHIILPIPEGPIELPGLRVAVRYLPAGQQSRVGGDWYHAAALPDGSVLLAVGDVAGHGTPAATFMAQLRHALRALAVTTTDPARLLGHLNRLTCDLERENPEISATAVIARYEPQRRVLTWAQAGHPPPVFSHAKRAAALERPPGPVLGVVEDARYVNATLELDFGDMLLFYTDGLIEDRQRSLDEGLQAVIATVDEAVAASSTHPLIQLFDRFRRPNPEDDTCILAIRPLTGLTRDLRRFATPQIVSGPTR is encoded by the coding sequence ATGAGAGGCGCTCACACGTACGCCGGGCCGGCGGACACCAGGTCAGCTGGCTGGCACCCGGCCGCGGAGCCGCCGCGCGCGACCCTCGACCGGGCCGCCGTCGGCGTCGCCGCGGTGCGCCGCCGCGAGCCGTGGCTGGCCACGGTCCAGCAGGTGCTCGACGCCATCCCGGGCGCCGCCGCGTTCCTCGCCCCGGTACGCGACCGCTCCGGCCGTCTCGCGGATCTGGTCGTCGCCGCGGTCACCCCCGAGGCGGTCAGCCCGGGCGGGCGGCGCGGCGCCCAGCTCGTCGGCACCCGCGCCGCCCTGTACTCCCCGCAGACCCTGGCCAGCGACCGGTGGCCGATCTACCAGCACGTCCTCGACAGTGGTGAGCCGGCCACGGTCGGCCCGTTCGACCACACCGGCGGCCGGTACTCGGTGCGGGTGCACCGCCTCGGCGACGGGCTGCTGATGACGTGGCTACGCCACGACGCGCCCGCCCCGCCGGACCGGGAGGCCAGCACCGAGCTGCGCCTTGCCGAGATGGAACGCGAACTCGCCGAGCACCGCCGCGACCTGGCCGCCGAGCACGAGATGGCGGTCCGGCTACAGCACATCATCCTGCCCATCCCGGAGGGGCCGATCGAGCTGCCCGGACTGCGGGTCGCGGTGCGCTACCTGCCGGCGGGCCAGCAGAGCCGGGTCGGCGGCGACTGGTACCACGCGGCGGCGCTGCCCGACGGCTCGGTGCTGCTGGCGGTCGGCGACGTCGCCGGGCACGGCACCCCCGCGGCGACGTTCATGGCCCAGCTGCGGCATGCGCTGCGCGCCCTGGCCGTGACCACCACGGACCCGGCGCGACTGCTCGGCCACCTGAACCGGCTCACCTGCGACCTGGAGCGGGAGAACCCGGAGATCTCCGCGACCGCGGTCATCGCCCGCTACGAACCGCAGCGACGGGTGCTCACCTGGGCGCAGGCCGGGCACCCGCCGCCGGTGTTCAGCCACGCCAAGCGCGCGGCGGCGCTGGAGCGCCCGCCCGGCCCGGTGCTGGGGGTGGTCGAGGACGCCCGCTACGTCAACGCCACGCTGGAGCTCGACTTCGGCGACATGCTGCTGTTCTACACCGACGGGCTGATCGAGGACCGGCAGCGCAGCCTCGACGAGGGGCTGCAGGCGGTGATCGCCACTGTGGACGAGGCCGTGGCGGCCTCCTCCACCCACCCGCTGATCCAGCTCTTCGACCGGTTCCGCCGGCCCAACCCCGAGGACGACACCTGCATCCTGGCCATCCGGCCGCTCACCGGCCTCACCCGGGATCTGCGCCGATTCGCCACGCCGCAGATAGTCTCGGGGCCGACCCGGTAA
- a CDS encoding type II toxin-antitoxin system PemK/MazF family toxin has product MKRGEIWTIGNRTDLRYRVLVLSADSYNERGNASPFCAPIVRQRGATQLPPYAVALTEQDPITGVVVVNRMRRLPAAVGAERIGMVTGASMARLAEAMRELFEI; this is encoded by the coding sequence ATGAAGCGCGGCGAGATCTGGACCATCGGCAACCGCACCGACCTGCGCTACCGCGTCCTCGTTCTCTCCGCGGACAGCTACAACGAACGCGGCAATGCCTCGCCGTTCTGCGCGCCCATCGTGCGCCAGCGGGGCGCCACCCAGCTGCCGCCGTATGCCGTGGCCCTCACGGAGCAGGACCCCATCACCGGCGTGGTCGTGGTCAACCGGATGCGCCGGCTGCCCGCCGCCGTCGGCGCGGAGCGCATCGGCATGGTGACCGGAGCCAGCATGGCCCGGCTTGCCGAAGCCATGCGCGAGCTCTTCGAGATCTGA
- a CDS encoding glycosyltransferase family 2 protein → MPAPSAPPSRPGAALAWRPLQRSTRVAIIGALVATVFYQLFLLNPAYRGPTWLWLAMLTAEGLTALHLIGTWWTILAHDDRSEPVDVTVWRNRLRAGAEVPSIDVFITAYGEEPELVRRTVRAALAMDLPHRTYLLDDGDSDELRDIAAAEGAGYFRRPGGQHAKAGNVNAGLARTDGEFAVIFDADHVPEPGFLLSVLPHFVDPDVAFVQSPQSYTNHVNLVATGSAEAQRIFYELVCPGKNHFNAAFCVGTNVMFRRAALDEIGGIWTGSNSEDIWTSIELHKRGWTSIYVPQVLARGLAPYDVSSYLKQQLRWASGGFEILLRGRLFKRGSGLTLDQRLQYLFCGTHYLLSLAMMTFMLFPALYLLFALSPIRADGFVWATHYLPFQAMVLLVTWLQSGGFKPSAIVASIGAAPVHLRALWAVVRNKPATWKVTNSAGTGTRSLWAVMPHVALLVLNVTAITVGLIVMADPPPTWLSVGWATMIVLILGRMILESVTGGRIRHAPPPPAPALPRQTGVSSANTPVPAGVSAA, encoded by the coding sequence ATGCCGGCCCCATCAGCACCCCCGAGCCGCCCCGGCGCCGCACTGGCCTGGCGGCCGCTGCAGCGCTCCACCCGGGTGGCGATCATCGGCGCGCTGGTCGCCACGGTCTTCTATCAGCTGTTCCTGCTGAACCCGGCCTACCGCGGACCTACCTGGCTGTGGCTGGCGATGCTGACCGCCGAGGGACTCACGGCGCTGCACCTGATCGGCACCTGGTGGACGATCCTCGCCCACGACGACCGCAGCGAGCCCGTGGACGTCACGGTCTGGCGAAACCGGCTGCGGGCGGGCGCCGAGGTTCCCTCGATCGACGTCTTCATCACCGCGTACGGCGAGGAGCCGGAGCTGGTGCGGCGCACCGTGCGCGCGGCGCTGGCCATGGACCTGCCGCACCGGACGTACCTGCTCGACGACGGTGACAGCGACGAGCTGCGCGACATCGCCGCCGCCGAGGGCGCGGGCTACTTCCGCCGCCCGGGCGGGCAGCACGCCAAGGCGGGCAACGTCAACGCCGGCCTGGCCCGGACCGACGGCGAGTTCGCGGTCATCTTCGACGCCGACCACGTGCCCGAGCCGGGGTTCCTGCTCAGCGTGCTGCCGCACTTCGTCGACCCGGACGTGGCGTTCGTGCAGTCGCCGCAGTCGTACACCAACCACGTGAATCTCGTGGCGACCGGCTCCGCCGAGGCGCAGCGCATCTTCTACGAGCTGGTCTGCCCGGGCAAGAACCACTTCAACGCGGCCTTCTGCGTCGGCACCAACGTCATGTTCCGGCGCGCGGCGCTCGACGAGATCGGCGGCATCTGGACCGGCAGCAACTCCGAGGACATCTGGACCTCGATCGAGCTGCACAAACGCGGCTGGACGTCGATCTACGTGCCGCAGGTGCTGGCCCGGGGGCTGGCGCCCTACGACGTGTCGTCGTACCTCAAGCAGCAGTTGCGCTGGGCCAGCGGCGGCTTCGAGATCCTGCTGCGCGGAAGGCTGTTCAAGCGCGGCTCCGGCCTGACCCTGGATCAGCGGCTGCAGTACCTGTTCTGCGGCACGCACTACCTGCTGTCGCTGGCGATGATGACCTTCATGCTGTTCCCGGCGCTGTACCTGCTGTTCGCGCTGAGCCCCATCCGGGCGGACGGTTTCGTGTGGGCCACCCACTACCTGCCCTTCCAGGCGATGGTGCTGCTGGTGACGTGGCTGCAGTCCGGCGGGTTCAAACCCTCGGCGATCGTGGCCAGCATCGGCGCGGCGCCGGTGCACCTGCGGGCACTGTGGGCGGTGGTGCGCAACAAACCCGCGACGTGGAAGGTGACGAACTCGGCCGGCACGGGTACCCGATCCCTGTGGGCGGTCATGCCCCACGTCGCTCTGCTCGTACTCAATGTCACCGCGATCACGGTCGGCCTGATCGTCATGGCCGACCCGCCGCCGACCTGGCTCTCCGTCGGGTGGGCCACGATGATCGTCCTGATTCTCGGCCGCATGATCCTCGAATCGGTGACCGGCGGGCGCATCCGGCATGCGCCGCCGCCCCCGGCGCCCGCCCTTCCCCGGCAGACCGGTGTGAGCAGCGCGAACACCCCCGTGCCGGCCGGCGTGAGCGCCGCCTGA
- a CDS encoding HlyD family efflux transporter periplasmic adaptor subunit, whose translation MSTIISDTGLDQTPVAEDAATENAEPSETGAPPPTGPRRPRLWHALRVIRTIVVVLILLAAAGIGGTHLVRQRLADRAFVDVGTAVLNAEPIPVGSAAAGIVEHVYVQDGSAVAGGARLASLAVTTTPGSPPRIEELRAPATGLVSEINVAQGQVARGGEPVVTLYDPAAMSFVVEVPAQVLRRLRLGMTAYVDGPGLPGRITTTLDRVEPKVTAAAAPTDTAGLITVVLKPAQDDLDTVRTLVPGLRFDVVVDTTTAVGHTPAVNSA comes from the coding sequence ATGAGCACGATCATCAGCGACACCGGACTCGATCAGACCCCCGTCGCCGAGGACGCCGCCACCGAGAACGCCGAACCGAGCGAAACCGGGGCTCCGCCGCCCACCGGCCCGCGCCGGCCACGCCTGTGGCATGCCCTGCGGGTGATCCGCACCATCGTCGTGGTGCTGATCCTGCTGGCCGCGGCCGGGATCGGTGGCACCCACCTCGTCCGGCAGCGCCTCGCCGACCGGGCGTTCGTGGACGTGGGCACGGCCGTGCTGAACGCCGAGCCCATCCCGGTCGGCTCCGCCGCCGCAGGCATCGTCGAGCACGTGTACGTGCAGGACGGCTCCGCCGTCGCGGGCGGTGCGCGGCTGGCCAGCCTCGCCGTCACCACCACCCCGGGCAGCCCGCCCCGGATCGAGGAGCTGCGCGCCCCGGCCACCGGCCTGGTGAGTGAGATCAACGTGGCGCAGGGCCAGGTGGCGCGCGGCGGCGAGCCCGTCGTCACCCTCTACGACCCGGCCGCGATGTCCTTCGTGGTCGAGGTGCCCGCGCAGGTCCTGCGCCGGTTGCGGCTCGGCATGACCGCCTACGTGGACGGTCCGGGCCTGCCCGGCCGGATCACCACCACGCTGGACCGGGTGGAGCCCAAGGTGACCGCGGCGGCGGCGCCCACCGACACCGCCGGCCTGATCACGGTGGTGCTCAAACCCGCGCAGGACGACCTGGACACGGTCCGGACCCTGGTGCCGGGCCTGCGCTTCGACGTGGTCGTGGACACCACGACCGCGGTCGGTCACACCCCGGCGGTGAACAGCGCGTGA
- a CDS encoding glycosyl hydrolase, with the protein MSRRLLTAILALGLLTACTADRGTARRGPSPGVAAVGPVTEAAADTRVAVPGGTGRGSVAATLPGAATPGKAPAQAGELHGRALPTNQWWSSALTGPGTQPMWAHPLAARVTGDGVQLSSAPVTASANAITTPFVPALGTDAAGATSVVGYGAFHVVLRVALAGGGTVELTVASGSPVAWLRFRGTTARLSAGGAVRDVGSSGGLARLDIAGQRWDVVGSGLTLSGGTLTAKDPQVAVARVPDGADAASWEKAVTAAAEPVVDTSAAMAYDAGSGTVTQTLTATRASGRGGLWALLPHQRAGLVTGPAPLAGTYPDARGTLSLVEADRVRVRVPLPGLLTGVPRVDVGTRERRAVLADLDRDLADKPGAGGSYFGLKELGRLASIAEVAQAIGATGQRQAALGRLAPQLVDWLTYSGPADARYLGYDRSWGGLIAVPAEFGSQDYNDHHFQYGYLVRAAAVLAAADPGFARDYGGVVDLLVQDFAGSRAVPKAGGGFPPFRSFNAYLGSSAASGFAPFADGNNQESSSEAVAAWEAVTRWGQVRGDAALTDFGATHYAMEAATARLYWLGENLERPAGYAHTPAGIVWDAKVDYATWFDPRPESVVGIQLLPLTFGSLYRASPTAAAARDQELRAAVGGPPRIWGDLFAADLAVADPEAARARLDAGVSREPGTSRGLVRYYVAALAELGAPQPGVVTPLGSLAFGSVAHPRQVSAGPGG; encoded by the coding sequence GTGAGCCGCCGCCTGCTCACCGCGATCCTGGCGCTCGGCCTGCTGACCGCCTGCACCGCCGACCGCGGCACCGCGCGCCGCGGCCCCTCGCCGGGCGTGGCGGCCGTCGGACCGGTCACCGAGGCGGCCGCGGACACCCGGGTCGCCGTGCCCGGCGGCACCGGTCGCGGCAGCGTGGCCGCGACGCTGCCAGGCGCGGCGACGCCGGGCAAGGCCCCGGCCCAGGCGGGCGAGCTGCACGGGCGGGCCCTGCCGACGAACCAGTGGTGGAGCTCGGCGCTGACCGGCCCGGGCACCCAGCCGATGTGGGCGCACCCGCTGGCCGCCCGGGTGACCGGCGACGGGGTACAGCTCAGCAGCGCCCCGGTCACGGCCAGCGCGAACGCCATCACCACGCCGTTCGTCCCGGCACTGGGCACCGACGCCGCCGGCGCCACCAGCGTCGTCGGATACGGGGCGTTCCACGTCGTGCTGCGCGTCGCCCTGGCCGGTGGCGGCACGGTGGAGCTGACCGTGGCGTCCGGCAGCCCGGTCGCCTGGCTGCGGTTCCGGGGCACCACCGCCCGGCTGAGCGCGGGAGGCGCCGTCCGCGACGTGGGCAGCAGCGGCGGGCTCGCCCGGCTGGACATCGCCGGGCAGCGCTGGGACGTGGTCGGCTCGGGCCTCACGCTGTCCGGTGGCACCCTCACCGCGAAGGACCCGCAGGTCGCGGTGGCCCGGGTGCCCGACGGGGCGGACGCGGCGAGCTGGGAGAAGGCCGTCACGGCCGCCGCCGAACCGGTGGTGGACACCAGCGCGGCGATGGCGTACGACGCCGGGTCCGGGACGGTCACCCAGACCCTCACGGCCACCCGGGCGTCCGGCCGGGGCGGGCTGTGGGCGCTGCTGCCGCACCAGCGCGCGGGCCTGGTGACCGGCCCGGCACCGCTGGCCGGTACGTACCCCGACGCCCGGGGCACCCTCTCGCTCGTCGAGGCCGACCGGGTGCGGGTCCGGGTGCCACTGCCCGGACTGCTCACCGGCGTACCGCGGGTGGACGTCGGTACGCGGGAACGCCGCGCCGTCCTCGCCGACCTCGACCGCGACCTGGCCGACAAGCCCGGGGCGGGCGGCAGCTACTTCGGACTCAAGGAGCTGGGGCGGCTCGCCTCGATCGCGGAGGTGGCCCAGGCGATCGGGGCGACCGGCCAGCGGCAGGCCGCGCTGGGGCGGCTGGCGCCGCAACTCGTCGACTGGCTGACCTACTCCGGGCCGGCCGACGCCCGGTATCTCGGCTACGACCGGAGCTGGGGCGGCCTGATCGCCGTCCCGGCCGAGTTCGGCAGCCAGGACTACAACGACCACCACTTCCAGTACGGCTACCTGGTCCGCGCCGCCGCCGTCCTGGCGGCGGCCGACCCCGGCTTCGCCCGCGACTACGGCGGGGTCGTCGACCTCCTCGTCCAGGACTTCGCGGGGAGCCGGGCGGTGCCCAAGGCCGGGGGCGGGTTCCCGCCGTTCCGCTCGTTCAACGCCTACCTCGGCAGCTCGGCCGCGTCCGGCTTCGCGCCATTCGCGGACGGCAACAACCAGGAGTCGTCCAGCGAGGCGGTGGCCGCGTGGGAGGCGGTGACCCGCTGGGGCCAGGTGCGCGGCGACGCGGCGCTGACCGATTTCGGCGCCACCCACTACGCCATGGAGGCGGCCACCGCGCGCCTGTACTGGCTCGGGGAAAACCTGGAACGACCGGCCGGGTACGCGCACACCCCGGCGGGCATCGTCTGGGACGCGAAGGTGGACTACGCGACGTGGTTCGACCCGCGACCCGAGTCGGTGGTGGGCATCCAGCTGCTGCCGCTGACCTTCGGGTCGCTGTACCGGGCGTCGCCCACGGCCGCCGCCGCCCGCGACCAGGAGCTGCGGGCGGCGGTGGGCGGACCGCCGCGAATCTGGGGCGACCTGTTCGCCGCCGACCTGGCGGTGGCCGACCCGGAGGCCGCCCGGGCGCGGCTCGACGCGGGCGTCTCGCGCGAGCCGGGCACCAGCCGCGGCCTGGTCCGCTACTACGTGGCCGCGCTGGCCGAGCTGGGCGCGCCCCAGCCGGGCGTCGTGACCCCGCTCGGCAGCCTCGCCTTCGGCAGCGTCGCGCACCCGCGCCAAGTGAGCGCGGGCCCCGGCGGCTGA
- the gndA gene encoding NADP-dependent phosphogluconate dehydrogenase encodes MTEKAQIGVTGLAVMGRNLARNFARHGHTVAVHNRSYGRTKELVEEFGHEGTFLPAESAEEFVASLERPRRVVIMVKAGKPTDAVIDEFAPLLEPGDMIIDAGNAHFADTRRREAALKERGLHFVGTGVSGGEEGALHGPSIMPGGSPESYAALGPLLEDIAAKVDGEPCCVHVGPDGAGHFVKMVHNGIEYADMQLIAEAYDLLRRAGGHSPAEIAEVFRGWNAGRLGSYLIEITAEVLSQTDAETGKPFVDVVVDQAEQKGTGRWTVQAALDLGVPVSGIAEAVFARALSGDPAVRQAAAGLPGPSATAGAGGADLQADVEQALFASKIVAYAQGFQQIQAASTEYGWDIDPGDMAKIWRDGCIIRAKFLDYIRKAYDKQPGLASLLVDDYFLDAVAGAQDAWRRVVATAAQQGIPAPGFASALAYYDGLRAERLPAALIQGQRDFFGAHTYHRVDKPGAFHTLWAGDRNEVPA; translated from the coding sequence ATGACGGAGAAGGCTCAGATCGGCGTAACCGGCCTGGCGGTGATGGGGCGCAACCTGGCCCGCAACTTCGCCCGCCACGGCCACACGGTCGCCGTGCACAACCGCAGCTATGGCCGGACGAAGGAACTCGTCGAGGAGTTCGGCCACGAGGGGACGTTTCTGCCCGCGGAGAGTGCCGAGGAGTTCGTGGCGAGCCTGGAGCGCCCCCGGCGCGTGGTGATCATGGTGAAGGCGGGCAAGCCGACCGATGCCGTGATCGACGAGTTCGCGCCGCTGCTGGAGCCCGGCGACATGATCATCGACGCGGGCAACGCGCACTTCGCCGACACCCGCCGCCGGGAGGCCGCGCTGAAGGAGCGCGGGCTGCACTTCGTCGGCACCGGCGTCTCCGGCGGCGAGGAGGGCGCCCTGCACGGCCCGAGCATCATGCCCGGCGGCTCCCCGGAGTCGTACGCGGCGCTGGGCCCGCTGCTGGAGGACATCGCGGCCAAGGTCGACGGCGAGCCGTGCTGCGTGCACGTCGGCCCGGACGGCGCGGGGCATTTCGTCAAGATGGTGCACAACGGCATCGAGTACGCCGACATGCAGCTCATCGCCGAGGCGTACGACCTGCTCCGGCGGGCCGGCGGGCACTCGCCAGCCGAGATCGCGGAGGTCTTCCGGGGCTGGAACGCGGGAAGGCTCGGGTCGTACCTGATCGAGATCACCGCCGAGGTACTCAGCCAGACCGACGCCGAGACCGGCAAGCCGTTCGTCGACGTGGTGGTCGACCAGGCCGAACAGAAGGGCACCGGCCGGTGGACCGTCCAGGCCGCCCTGGATCTCGGGGTGCCGGTCAGCGGCATCGCCGAGGCGGTGTTCGCCCGCGCGCTCTCCGGTGACCCGGCGGTGCGCCAGGCGGCCGCCGGGCTGCCCGGCCCGTCCGCGACGGCCGGTGCGGGCGGCGCCGACCTGCAGGCCGACGTCGAGCAGGCGCTGTTCGCCTCCAAGATCGTCGCGTACGCGCAGGGCTTCCAGCAGATCCAGGCCGCCAGCACCGAGTACGGCTGGGACATCGACCCCGGCGACATGGCGAAGATCTGGCGCGACGGCTGCATCATCCGCGCCAAGTTCCTCGACTACATCCGCAAGGCGTACGACAAGCAGCCCGGCCTGGCCAGCCTGCTGGTCGACGACTACTTCCTGGACGCCGTCGCGGGCGCCCAGGACGCCTGGCGGCGGGTGGTGGCCACGGCCGCGCAGCAGGGCATCCCGGCGCCCGGCTTCGCGTCGGCGCTGGCGTACTACGACGGCCTGCGTGCCGAACGGCTGCCCGCGGCGCTGATCCAGGGCCAGCGTGACTTCTTCGGCGCGCACACCTACCACCGCGTCGACAAGCCCGGCGCGTTCCACACGCTGTGGGCGGGCGACCGCAACGAGGTACCGGCCTGA